The following proteins are co-located in the Haloplanus sp. HW8-1 genome:
- the mutS gene encoding DNA mismatch repair protein MutS has product MTADGIVGEFLALKAETDADLLAMQCGDFYEFFAEDAEFVGDELDLKVSEKSSHGSTYPMAGVPVDDLTPYLKALVERGYRVAVADQYETEDGHAREITRVVTPGTLLETTDPTAQFLATVVGVDGRYGLALADVTTGKFLVTTTDDGAEVVAELHRFAPAEVLPGPTVRADDDLRARIQERTDAPVTEHDDAAFAPGRAERRLRDHFGDGLLDSVGLDDRAGVAAAGAVLAYVEETGVGVLDALTRLGTYDAGDHLDLDATTQRNLELTETMHGEREGSLLATVDHTVTSAGRRRLREWLTRPRRDRDVIDRRLDSVAALTEAALARDRVREILGDAYDLERLAARATGGSADAGDLLAVRDTLEVLPALVEAVADTRLADSPLPAIVDRPDREAAANLRADLDAALVEDPPGTITEGGLFRRGYDDELDALIDRYEEAKGWLDGLATRQKDRTGITHLQVDRNRTDGYYIQVGNSETDAVPDDYREIKTLKNSRRYTTDELEEREREVLRLEEARGDLEYDLFRDLRDRVAARAELLQDVGRTLATVDALASLATHAASQDWTRPEVVDPGPLVVEAGRHPVVETTTDFVPNDLHLDEDRGFLLVTGPNMSGKSTYMRQAALIVLLAQAGSFVPARAATVGVVDGIYTRVGALDELAGGRSTFMVEMQELSNILHSATEESLVVLDEVGRGTATYDGISIAWATTEYVHNEVGCKCLFATHYHELTALADHLPRVENVHVAVAGDDGGDGDITFLRTVEEGPTDRSYGVHVADLAGVPEPVVGRSREVLDRLREDRAIEARGAGAGDGGTTQAVFDLGAGDFRTDGTDDEDDGTLDPTTESVLAELRETSVAETSPVDLMTRVREWQDRLDDEG; this is encoded by the coding sequence GCATCGTCGGGGAGTTTCTCGCTCTGAAAGCGGAGACCGACGCCGATCTGCTGGCGATGCAGTGTGGCGATTTCTACGAGTTCTTCGCGGAAGACGCCGAGTTCGTCGGCGACGAACTCGACCTGAAGGTGTCGGAGAAGTCATCCCACGGATCGACGTATCCGATGGCCGGAGTCCCGGTCGACGACCTGACGCCGTACCTGAAGGCGCTCGTCGAGCGGGGCTACCGTGTCGCCGTCGCGGACCAGTACGAAACCGAGGACGGCCACGCCCGCGAGATCACGCGGGTCGTCACCCCCGGTACCCTGCTGGAGACGACTGACCCGACGGCGCAGTTCCTGGCGACGGTCGTCGGCGTCGACGGGCGCTACGGCCTCGCACTCGCGGACGTGACGACCGGGAAGTTCCTCGTGACGACGACCGACGACGGCGCCGAAGTCGTCGCCGAACTCCACCGGTTCGCCCCCGCGGAGGTGCTGCCGGGACCGACGGTCCGGGCCGACGATGACCTGCGGGCTCGGATCCAGGAACGGACCGACGCGCCGGTGACCGAACACGACGACGCGGCGTTCGCGCCGGGGCGGGCCGAGCGTCGACTGCGCGATCACTTCGGCGACGGCCTCCTCGACAGCGTCGGGCTCGACGACCGGGCTGGCGTCGCCGCCGCCGGCGCGGTCCTCGCGTACGTCGAGGAGACGGGGGTCGGCGTCCTCGACGCACTGACGCGATTGGGGACCTACGACGCTGGCGATCATCTCGACCTCGACGCGACGACACAGCGCAACCTCGAACTCACGGAGACGATGCACGGCGAGCGCGAGGGGTCGCTGCTGGCGACGGTGGATCACACGGTCACGAGCGCCGGGCGGCGCCGCCTCCGGGAGTGGCTCACGCGCCCCCGTCGCGACCGGGACGTGATCGATCGCCGCCTCGACAGCGTCGCGGCACTCACCGAGGCGGCGCTAGCCCGCGACCGGGTCCGAGAGATCCTCGGCGACGCCTACGACCTCGAACGCCTGGCCGCGCGGGCGACGGGCGGAAGTGCGGACGCGGGCGACCTGCTCGCGGTCCGGGACACCCTCGAGGTCCTTCCGGCGCTCGTGGAGGCGGTGGCCGACACCCGCCTCGCGGACTCCCCGCTCCCGGCCATCGTCGACCGGCCGGACCGGGAGGCTGCGGCGAATCTGCGGGCGGACCTCGACGCCGCCCTCGTCGAGGATCCCCCGGGAACGATCACCGAGGGCGGCCTCTTTCGCCGCGGCTACGACGACGAACTCGACGCCCTGATCGACCGGTACGAGGAGGCGAAGGGCTGGCTCGACGGCCTCGCCACCCGGCAGAAGGACCGGACTGGCATCACCCACCTCCAGGTCGACCGCAACAGGACCGACGGCTACTACATCCAGGTGGGGAACTCGGAGACCGACGCCGTCCCCGACGACTACCGGGAGATCAAGACGCTGAAAAACTCCCGGCGGTACACCACCGACGAACTCGAAGAGCGCGAACGCGAGGTGTTACGGCTAGAGGAGGCCCGCGGCGACCTGGAGTACGACCTCTTCCGTGACCTGCGCGACCGGGTCGCCGCCCGGGCCGAACTCCTGCAGGACGTGGGGCGGACGCTGGCGACGGTGGACGCCCTGGCCTCGCTCGCGACCCACGCCGCGAGCCAGGACTGGACGCGGCCCGAGGTGGTCGATCCGGGGCCGCTGGTCGTCGAAGCGGGGCGCCACCCGGTCGTCGAGACGACGACCGACTTCGTCCCCAACGACCTGCACCTGGACGAGGACCGCGGCTTCCTCCTGGTCACCGGGCCGAACATGAGCGGCAAGTCGACGTACATGCGACAGGCCGCCCTGATCGTCCTGCTGGCACAGGCGGGGAGTTTCGTCCCCGCGCGGGCGGCGACGGTCGGCGTCGTCGACGGCATCTACACGCGTGTCGGCGCTCTCGACGAACTCGCGGGCGGGCGGTCGACGTTCATGGTCGAGATGCAGGAGTTGAGCAACATCCTCCACTCGGCGACCGAGGAGTCGCTGGTCGTCCTCGACGAGGTGGGCCGCGGGACGGCGACGTACGACGGCATCTCCATCGCGTGGGCGACGACGGAGTACGTCCACAACGAGGTGGGGTGTAAATGTCTCTTCGCCACCCACTACCACGAACTGACGGCGCTCGCCGATCACCTGCCACGGGTCGAGAACGTCCACGTCGCCGTCGCGGGCGACGACGGCGGCGACGGGGACATCACGTTTCTTCGAACCGTCGAGGAGGGGCCGACCGACCGGAGTTACGGCGTCCACGTCGCCGACCTCGCGGGGGTCCCCGAACCGGTCGTCGGCCGGTCGCGGGAGGTGCTCGACCGCCTGCGCGAGGACCGAGCCATCGAGGCCCGCGGGGCCGGGGCGGGCGACGGGGGAACCACGCAGGCCGTCTTCGACCTCGGGGCGGGCGACTTCCGGACCGACGGGACGGACGACGAGGACGACGGGACGCTCGATCCGACGACGGAGTCGGTCCTCGCGGAACTGCGGGAGACGAGCGTCGCGGAGACGTCGCCGGTCGACCTCATGACGCGGGTCCGCGAGTGGCAGGACCGTCTCGACGACGAGGGCTGA